The genomic stretch GCCCGCGTCGGTCCGATACTGCCAGGCGGAATGGATAGTTTGGCGCTCAACTGTGCATAGGTCAGCGGCGGCTCTATCAGGAAGAGCGCCGTCAGGAGTTCACGACAGCGCGGGTCTAGTTCTTGCATGGCACGTGCGACCGCCTGACGTTCCTCCCAACGATTACGCTCTATCTGTTCGTAGGCGAGCTCGTCGACGACGTCCTCGTCCAGTTCGGTCGCGGGCGGAGAAAAGCGCAGCAGGCGCAAGCACTCGCGGCGCGTGATCGTGATCAGCCAGCCGGCGAGCGCTTCGTGACTCTTGAGGGAGTGCAGTTCCCTGTAGACGATCAGGAAGACCTGCTGGAACACATCCGCCGCCTCGTCGTCATCCAGCCGGTGACGGCGGGCAATCCCGTACACCAGCGGCGCATAGCG from Chloroflexota bacterium encodes the following:
- a CDS encoding sigma-70 family RNA polymerase sigma factor, with product MTVPESPPDSELVARCLGNDQNAWNALVDRYAPLVYGIARRHRLDDDEAADVFQQVFLIVYRELHSLKSHEALAGWLITITRRECLRLLRFSPPATELDEDVVDELAYEQIERNRWEERQAVARAMQELDPRCRELLTALFLIEPPLTYAQLSAKLSIPPGSIGPTRARCFEKLQSILKKYGFDGAR